In Kordiimonas sp. SCSIO 12610, the following are encoded in one genomic region:
- the lon gene encoding endopeptidase La: MSDASNKTLASDILPVLPLRDIVVFPHMIVPLFVGRDKSVVALEEVMSKDKQILLVAQKDAGKDDPEPEDVFEIGTVASVLQLLKLPDGTVKVLVEGFQRAEIEEFTRSDDFFEAKIKVIEPEEVDDQEVEALSRSVISQFEQYIKLNKKIPSEVLATVSQTEEPSKLVDTIASHLALKIDDKQQLLSSVSVIERLERVFNFMEDEISVLQVEKKIRGRVKRQMEKTQREYYLNEQMKAIQKELGEGDDGREEIQELEDKIAKIKFSKEAREKCLAELKKLKSMSPMSAEATVVRNYLDWMLTVPWGKRSRIKKDIKQAELVLDTAHYGLEKVKERIVEYLAVQQRAKKLKGPILCLVGPPGVGKTSLGKSLAKATGREFVRFSLGGVRDESEIRGHRRTYIGSMPGKIMQSMKKAGTSNPLFLLDEIDKMGQDFRGDPASALLEVLDPEQNGKFNDHYLEADYDLSDVMFVTTANSLKMPRPLLDRMEIIQLSGYTEDEKLEIAKRHLIPKQVKDHGLKKDEWSISDGAVRDAIRYYTREAGVRSLEREIAKLARKAVKEIVEGSKDKISVTSRNVGQYLGVKKFRFGEIEENDEIGLTTGLAWTEVGGELLAIEAIVVPGKGAIKHTGKLGDVMKESIQAARSYVHSRCGEYGINPKLFEKKDIHIHVPEGATPKDGPSAGVGMCTSMVSVLTGIAVRKDIAMTGEVTLRGKVLPIGGLKEKLLAALRGGIKTVLIPQDNEKDLADIPENVKKDLEIIPVSDVDQVLSHALVKDLEPVDWDELDNVAEIASDGSSTADEVTTH, encoded by the coding sequence ATGTCTGACGCTTCAAATAAGACACTCGCGAGTGACATACTACCTGTTTTACCGTTACGGGATATTGTTGTTTTCCCACATATGATTGTACCGCTATTTGTTGGTCGGGATAAGTCAGTAGTTGCGCTTGAGGAAGTCATGTCGAAAGATAAGCAAATCCTTTTGGTTGCGCAAAAGGATGCAGGGAAAGACGACCCTGAACCCGAGGACGTTTTCGAAATTGGAACTGTAGCATCTGTTTTGCAGTTGCTAAAACTACCTGATGGTACGGTTAAAGTACTGGTGGAAGGCTTCCAGCGCGCGGAAATTGAAGAGTTCACACGTTCTGACGATTTCTTTGAAGCTAAAATCAAGGTTATTGAACCAGAAGAGGTTGATGATCAGGAAGTCGAAGCGCTGTCCCGCTCAGTGATTTCCCAGTTTGAGCAATATATTAAATTAAACAAAAAAATCCCTTCAGAGGTGCTGGCGACAGTTAGCCAAACAGAAGAGCCAAGCAAACTCGTAGATACAATTGCGTCTCATCTGGCGTTGAAGATTGATGACAAACAGCAACTGCTATCAAGCGTTTCAGTGATTGAGCGCTTGGAACGTGTATTCAACTTCATGGAAGACGAAATTAGCGTTCTACAGGTTGAGAAAAAAATCCGCGGACGCGTTAAGCGCCAAATGGAAAAAACCCAGCGCGAATATTATCTGAATGAGCAAATGAAGGCGATTCAGAAAGAATTGGGCGAGGGCGATGATGGCCGTGAAGAAATTCAGGAACTTGAGGATAAAATAGCGAAAATAAAATTCTCAAAAGAAGCGCGAGAGAAGTGTTTAGCGGAGCTCAAGAAGCTCAAATCTATGAGCCCGATGTCAGCAGAAGCAACTGTTGTGCGTAATTATCTTGATTGGATGCTGACTGTTCCTTGGGGTAAGCGCAGCCGAATCAAAAAAGACATTAAGCAAGCCGAACTGGTTTTAGATACGGCGCATTATGGCCTTGAGAAGGTTAAGGAACGGATCGTAGAATATTTGGCAGTTCAACAACGTGCCAAAAAGCTGAAAGGCCCTATTCTTTGCCTGGTTGGCCCTCCGGGCGTAGGTAAAACATCGCTTGGTAAATCGCTTGCAAAAGCAACAGGTCGTGAATTTGTTCGATTTTCCCTTGGCGGTGTGCGTGACGAATCAGAAATTCGCGGCCATCGCAGAACATACATCGGCTCTATGCCGGGTAAAATTATGCAGTCTATGAAGAAGGCAGGGACCAGTAACCCGCTCTTCCTTCTCGATGAAATCGATAAAATGGGACAGGATTTCCGTGGTGACCCGGCGTCGGCCCTTTTGGAGGTTTTAGACCCTGAACAAAATGGAAAATTTAACGACCATTATCTTGAAGCAGATTATGATTTGTCTGATGTGATGTTTGTCACAACAGCAAATTCATTAAAGATGCCACGCCCACTTTTGGACCGTATGGAAATCATTCAATTATCTGGCTACACAGAGGATGAAAAACTTGAGATTGCCAAGCGTCATCTTATTCCAAAACAGGTTAAAGACCATGGTCTGAAGAAAGACGAATGGTCAATCTCTGATGGTGCCGTTAGGGATGCTATTCGTTACTATACCCGTGAAGCTGGTGTTCGTAGCTTAGAGCGTGAGATTGCAAAGCTTGCTCGCAAGGCTGTGAAAGAAATTGTTGAAGGTTCCAAGGATAAGATTTCTGTCACATCGCGTAATGTCGGGCAGTATTTGGGCGTCAAAAAATTCCGTTTCGGTGAAATTGAAGAGAATGATGAGATTGGTTTAACAACGGGCCTCGCCTGGACTGAAGTTGGCGGTGAACTTCTTGCTATCGAGGCTATTGTCGTGCCGGGCAAGGGGGCCATTAAACACACCGGTAAGCTTGGCGATGTGATGAAAGAATCAATTCAGGCGGCGCGTTCTTATGTACATTCGCGCTGCGGTGAATATGGAATCAATCCGAAATTATTTGAGAAGAAAGATATCCATATCCACGTTCCAGAGGGTGCAACGCCAAAAGATGGCCCGTCCGCGGGTGTAGGAATGTGTACATCCATGGTTTCTGTATTGACTGGAATTGCTGTTCGCAAAGATATCGCAATGACTGGCGAGGTGACTTTGCGGGGTAAGGTTTTACCGATTGGTGGACTTAAAGAGAAGCTTTTGGCAGCCCTAAGAGGGGGGATTAAGACTGTTTTGATCCCTCAGGACAATGAGAAAGATCTCGCTGATATTCCTGAGAATGTTAAGAAAGACCTTGAAATCATTCCAGTTTCTGATGTTGATCAGGTTTTAAGTCATGCACTTGTCAAAGACTTGGAACCAGTGGACTGGGACGAGCTCGATAACGTTGCAGAAATCGCCTCTGACGGGTCTTCTACAGCCGATGAAGTAACGACTCATTAG
- the nuoE gene encoding NADH-quinone oxidoreductase subunit NuoE yields the protein MSETGQTGFSWSEENEKKAQYHIAKYPEGRQQSAVMPLLDIAQRQNGGHVTVEIMEYIADYLDMPAIKVQEVATFYTMYNHKPIGKHHVQVCGTTPCWLRGSDDIMSACKKRLGINKGETTEDGMFTLSEVECAGACVNAPVVAIDDDYFEDLSPESVTALLDALAKGEEIKPGPQIDRQTSAPAGGLTTLKDFDAKEAE from the coding sequence ATGAGCGAAACAGGACAAACTGGTTTCTCTTGGTCTGAAGAGAATGAAAAGAAGGCGCAGTATCATATTGCGAAATATCCGGAAGGGCGTCAGCAAAGCGCTGTTATGCCGCTTCTTGATATCGCGCAGCGCCAAAATGGTGGCCATGTTACTGTGGAAATCATGGAGTATATCGCAGACTATCTCGATATGCCTGCGATTAAGGTACAGGAAGTTGCTACCTTCTATACAATGTATAACCACAAGCCGATCGGTAAGCACCATGTTCAAGTTTGTGGTACGACTCCGTGTTGGCTTCGCGGTTCTGACGATATTATGTCAGCGTGTAAGAAGCGCCTTGGTATCAATAAGGGCGAAACAACAGAAGACGGCATGTTCACACTCTCTGAGGTTGAATGTGCTGGCGCTTGTGTGAACGCGCCTGTGGTTGCCATTGATGATGATTATTTTGAAGACCTATCACCTGAAAGCGTGACAGCGCTTTTGGATGCGCTCGCCAAGGGTGAGGAAATTAAACCAGGCCCTCAGATCGATCGTCAAACAAGCGCGCCTGCGGGTGGTCTGACAACTCTAAAAGACTTTGATGCGAAGGAGGCTGAATAA
- a CDS encoding NADH-quinone oxidoreductase subunit C, translated as MTNKALQELGNHIASHLENEVSSASVAHGELTIEARADQIEKVLTFLRDDHECMFKQLIDVCGVDYPERAKRFDVVYHLLSLQLNQRIRVKVQTDEDTPVPTAVTVFDSAGWFEREAWDMYGIFFAGHPDLRRMLTDYGFQGHPLRKDFPLTGFVECRYSEDEKRVVYEPVKLTQEFRNFDFMSPWESAKYVLPGDEKAEEAGAEAK; from the coding sequence ATGACAAACAAGGCTTTGCAAGAATTGGGTAATCATATTGCCAGTCACCTTGAAAATGAGGTGAGTTCAGCAAGTGTTGCCCACGGTGAGTTGACTATTGAAGCACGGGCAGATCAGATTGAGAAGGTGTTGACCTTTTTGCGCGATGATCACGAGTGCATGTTTAAGCAATTGATTGATGTCTGCGGCGTTGATTACCCAGAGCGGGCTAAGCGGTTTGATGTTGTTTATCATTTGCTTAGTCTTCAGCTTAATCAGCGTATTCGCGTTAAAGTGCAAACGGACGAAGATACACCAGTGCCAACAGCGGTAACTGTGTTTGATTCTGCTGGTTGGTTTGAGCGCGAAGCATGGGATATGTACGGTATCTTTTTCGCTGGACATCCCGACCTTCGTCGTATGCTGACCGACTATGGCTTTCAGGGGCATCCGCTTCGCAAAGACTTCCCGCTTACTGGCTTTGTTGAATGCCGTTATTCCGAAGACGAAAAACGAGTTGTGTACGAGCCAGTGAAGTTGACACAAGAATTTAGAAACTTCGACTTTATGTCGCCGTGGGAAAGCGCGAAATACGTTCTTCCAGGTGATGAGAAAGCAGAAGAAGCAGGGGCGGAGGCGAAATAA
- a CDS encoding HU family DNA-binding protein produces the protein MNKNDLIAKVAETSDLSKADAGKAVDAVFDSITGALSGGDEVRLVGFGTFAVAQRAATKGRNPRTGEEIDIPASKQPKFKAGKGLKDAVNS, from the coding sequence TTGAATAAAAATGATCTAATTGCAAAGGTTGCAGAAACATCTGACCTTTCTAAAGCTGATGCTGGTAAAGCAGTAGACGCAGTATTCGATTCTATCACTGGCGCTCTTTCAGGCGGTGATGAAGTTCGTCTTGTTGGTTTTGGTACATTTGCTGTTGCACAACGTGCAGCAACTAAAGGCCGTAACCCACGTACTGGCGAAGAAATCGATATTCCTGCTTCTAAGCAGCCAAAATTCAAAGCTGGTAAAGGCTTGAAAGACGCTGTTAACAGCTAA
- the nuoF gene encoding NADH-quinone oxidoreductase subunit NuoF: MLADKDRIFTNLYGTQDWGIEAAMKRGDWDGTKEIIAKGKDWIINEMKESGLRGRGGAGFPTGLKWSFMPKESDGRPSYLVVNADEGEPGTCKDRDLMRHDPHKLIEGCLIAGFAMNAVAAYIYIRGEFYREAEVLDAAIEEARAKGFLGKNACGSGYDFDVFVHKGAGAYICGEETALIESLEGKKGQPRLKPPFPANVGVWGCPTTVNNVESIAVAPTILRRGASWFSGLGRPNNTGTKVFCISGHVNNPCNVEEEMGIPLKELIEKHAGGVRGGWDNLLAVIPGGSSVPVLPKEICDTVLMDFDSLRDVQSGLGTAAVIVMDKSTDIVKAIARLSEFYKHESCGQCTPCREGTGWMWRVMERLVEGRADKEEIDMLLDVTKQIEGHTICALGDAAAWPIQGLMRHFRDEVEARIDSYHAKAAE; this comes from the coding sequence ATGTTAGCTGATAAAGATCGCATTTTTACCAACCTATACGGAACGCAGGATTGGGGCATTGAGGCCGCGATGAAGCGTGGTGACTGGGATGGTACAAAGGAAATCATCGCAAAAGGCAAGGACTGGATCATCAACGAGATGAAAGAGTCCGGCCTTCGTGGTCGTGGTGGTGCGGGTTTCCCAACTGGTTTGAAATGGTCTTTCATGCCGAAAGAATCGGATGGTCGTCCAAGTTACCTCGTTGTTAATGCAGACGAGGGCGAGCCGGGCACCTGTAAAGACCGCGATCTTATGCGCCATGATCCTCACAAGTTGATCGAAGGGTGTTTGATCGCCGGTTTCGCGATGAATGCTGTTGCGGCTTATATTTACATTCGCGGTGAATTTTACCGTGAAGCTGAGGTGTTGGACGCTGCGATTGAGGAAGCCCGTGCAAAGGGTTTTCTTGGTAAAAACGCCTGTGGTTCTGGTTATGACTTTGATGTGTTTGTTCACAAAGGCGCTGGCGCTTATATCTGCGGTGAAGAGACAGCGCTGATCGAAAGCCTTGAAGGTAAAAAAGGTCAGCCACGCTTGAAACCTCCATTCCCGGCGAATGTTGGTGTTTGGGGTTGCCCAACAACAGTGAATAATGTGGAATCAATCGCTGTCGCGCCTACAATTCTGCGCCGCGGCGCTAGCTGGTTCTCTGGCCTTGGTCGCCCGAATAATACGGGAACGAAGGTGTTTTGTATTTCTGGGCATGTGAATAATCCATGTAATGTGGAAGAAGAAATGGGTATTCCGCTTAAGGAACTCATTGAGAAGCATGCTGGTGGTGTTCGCGGCGGATGGGACAATCTGCTTGCCGTTATTCCAGGTGGCTCTTCGGTTCCTGTATTGCCGAAAGAAATTTGTGATACGGTGCTGATGGATTTTGACAGCCTCCGTGATGTTCAATCCGGCCTTGGTACGGCCGCTGTGATCGTGATGGATAAGTCCACCGATATTGTGAAAGCGATTGCGCGCCTATCTGAATTTTACAAGCACGAAAGTTGCGGCCAATGTACGCCGTGCCGCGAAGGCACAGGCTGGATGTGGCGCGTGATGGAGCGCCTCGTTGAAGGTCGTGCTGATAAGGAAGAAATTGATATGCTTCTGGATGTAACGAAGCAGATCGAGGGTCATACAATTTGTGCACTGGGTGATGCGGCCGCATGGCCAATTCAGGGCTTGATGCGTCATTTCCGAGATGAAGTGGAAGCACGTATCGATAGCTATCATGCCAAAGCGGCTGAATAA
- a CDS encoding NADH-quinone oxidoreductase subunit D, with product MAEVDIKNYCLNFGPQHPAAHGVLRMVMELDGEVIERVDSHIGLLHRGTEKLIEQKQYLQAMPYFDRLDYVAPMNQEHAFVMAIEKLMEIEVPERGQYVRVLFSEIGRVLNHILNLTTHALDVGAMTPILWLFEEREILMEFYEAVSGARLHAAYFRPGGVHQDLPKGLDERIMKWTETFPNVLKDMEDLLIDNRIFKQRNVDIGVVTPEDALNWGFSGPMLRGCGIPWDLRKSQPYEVYDRMDFQVAVGKHGDCYDRFMLRVAEMRESLKIIRQCLNEMPQGPVLSVDNKVAPPRRAEMKTSMEALIHHFKLYTEGFKVPEGEVYAAVEAPKGEFGVYLVSDGSNRPYRCKIRAPGFAHLQAMDFMCRGHMLADAPAVLGAMDIVFGEVDR from the coding sequence ATGGCTGAAGTCGATATCAAGAACTATTGCCTTAACTTTGGCCCGCAACACCCTGCTGCACATGGTGTTTTGCGGATGGTTATGGAATTGGATGGTGAGGTCATTGAGCGGGTTGATTCGCATATTGGTCTTCTTCACCGTGGTACCGAAAAGCTGATCGAGCAAAAACAATATCTTCAGGCGATGCCTTATTTTGATCGTCTTGATTATGTCGCACCGATGAACCAAGAGCATGCTTTCGTTATGGCGATTGAAAAGCTCATGGAGATTGAGGTGCCGGAACGCGGTCAATATGTTCGCGTGTTATTCAGCGAAATCGGTCGTGTTCTTAACCATATTCTGAATCTAACAACGCACGCGCTTGACGTTGGTGCGATGACACCAATTCTTTGGCTCTTTGAAGAACGTGAAATCCTTATGGAATTTTACGAGGCAGTATCGGGCGCTAGGTTGCACGCAGCATATTTCCGTCCGGGTGGTGTGCATCAAGACCTTCCTAAAGGACTTGATGAGCGCATCATGAAGTGGACGGAAACATTCCCGAATGTCCTTAAGGATATGGAAGATCTGTTGATTGATAACCGGATCTTTAAGCAGCGGAATGTTGATATTGGTGTTGTTACCCCTGAAGACGCACTTAATTGGGGGTTCTCAGGGCCAATGCTACGTGGTTGTGGTATTCCGTGGGATCTCAGGAAGTCGCAGCCATATGAAGTTTATGACCGAATGGACTTTCAGGTTGCCGTTGGTAAGCACGGCGATTGTTATGACCGCTTTATGCTTCGTGTTGCCGAAATGCGCGAATCATTAAAGATTATTCGCCAGTGTTTGAATGAAATGCCGCAAGGTCCAGTGCTTTCAGTTGATAATAAGGTGGCGCCGCCGCGTCGTGCTGAAATGAAAACGTCTATGGAAGCACTTATTCATCACTTCAAGCTTTACACGGAAGGTTTCAAGGTACCTGAAGGTGAAGTTTATGCAGCAGTTGAAGCACCCAAAGGTGAATTTGGTGTGTATCTTGTGTCAGACGGCTCGAACCGTCCGTATCGCTGTAAAATTCGGGCGCCCGGGTTTGCGCACCTGCAGGCGATGGATTTTATGTGCCGCGGTCATATGCTCGCGGATGCACCAGCGGTTCTTGGTGCAATGGATATTGTGTTTGGTGAGGTAGATCGATGA
- a CDS encoding NUDIX hydrolase, with protein sequence MGFNTTYRLSAHAVIVNEHDEVLLLKASYGNRSWGLPGGALEKGETIHEALYRECREELGIDVHIEALTGVYYHSVYESHVFIFLCSVPDTATRISLSEEHTDYRFWPLAELSSVQKLRVMNALNFDGIVKSESF encoded by the coding sequence ATGGGTTTTAATACTACATACCGTCTCAGTGCACATGCCGTTATCGTTAACGAGCATGACGAAGTGTTGTTGCTAAAAGCAAGTTATGGGAATCGGTCATGGGGACTTCCAGGAGGCGCTCTTGAAAAAGGAGAGACGATCCACGAGGCATTATATAGAGAGTGCCGTGAAGAGCTTGGTATTGATGTTCATATTGAAGCTTTGACAGGTGTTTATTATCATTCTGTATATGAATCGCACGTATTCATCTTTTTATGTTCCGTCCCAGATACTGCGACTAGAATTTCCTTGAGCGAAGAGCATACAGACTATCGGTTTTGGCCTTTGGCTGAATTGTCATCAGTTCAAAAACTGAGGGTAATGAATGCGTTGAATTTTGATGGAATTGTAAAAAGTGAAAGTTTTTAA
- a CDS encoding NADH-quinone oxidoreductase subunit A codes for MESLLIQYLPILIFLGIAIVLSIVFVGAAVLVAQQNPDSEKLSAYECGFEAFDDARQQFDVRFYLVAILFIIFDLEVAFLFPWVVSLGESGLYGFWSMVIFLGVLTVGFVYEWNKGALEWE; via the coding sequence ATGGAGTCATTACTCATTCAGTATCTACCAATTCTTATTTTTCTTGGAATAGCGATCGTTTTGTCGATTGTGTTTGTTGGGGCCGCGGTTTTGGTTGCCCAGCAAAACCCAGATAGTGAAAAACTGTCTGCTTATGAATGTGGATTTGAAGCCTTTGATGATGCGCGTCAGCAATTCGATGTTCGCTTTTATCTCGTCGCTATTTTGTTCATCATTTTTGATCTTGAAGTTGCTTTCTTGTTCCCTTGGGTCGTGTCTCTTGGCGAAAGTGGATTGTATGGCTTCTGGTCAATGGTGATCTTCCTTGGTGTTTTGACCGTAGGCTTTGTATATGAGTGGAATAAAGGAGCATTGGAATGGGAGTAG
- a CDS encoding NADH-quinone oxidoreductase subunit B family protein, with protein MTGPFANPELAGANPGDTQFFQGLNEELTEKGFVVTSLEDLVAWARTGSLWWMTFGLACCAVEMMHTNMPRYDMERFGIAPRASPRQSDVMIVAGTLTNKMAPALRKVYDQMSEPRYVISMGSCANGGGYYHYSYSVVRGCDRIVPVDIYVPGCPPSAEALLYGILQLQRKIRRTSTFNR; from the coding sequence ATGACTGGCCCGTTTGCTAATCCAGAGCTTGCTGGTGCCAATCCTGGCGATACACAGTTTTTTCAAGGTCTTAACGAAGAACTTACAGAAAAAGGATTTGTTGTAACGTCTCTTGAGGATTTGGTTGCGTGGGCACGTACCGGTTCTTTGTGGTGGATGACGTTTGGTTTGGCATGCTGTGCTGTAGAAATGATGCACACCAACATGCCGCGCTATGATATGGAGCGATTTGGTATTGCCCCACGTGCAAGCCCGCGTCAGAGTGACGTTATGATTGTTGCAGGTACGCTCACGAATAAAATGGCGCCAGCGCTTCGTAAAGTTTACGATCAGATGTCTGAGCCGCGTTACGTAATTTCGATGGGTAGCTGTGCTAACGGTGGTGGTTACTATCACTATAGCTATTCCGTTGTTCGTGGATGTGACCGAATTGTACCCGTGGATATTTATGTTCCGGGATGCCCTCCAAGTGCTGAGGCTCTTCTTTACGGTATTCTACAATTGCAGCGTAAAATTCGTCGTACGTCGACGTTTAATCGTTAA
- the nuoG gene encoding NADH-quinone oxidoreductase subunit NuoG: MPTLTIDGQEVTVDPGTTVLQACEEVGVEIPRFCYHERLSIAGNCRMCLVEMEKAPKPIASCAMPAGDGMVIHTNTERVKKAREGVMEFLLINHPLDCPICDQGGECDLQDQSMAFGGGASRYEENKRAVEDKYMGPLISTTMTRCIHCMRCVRFSTEVAGVDDMGSLWRGEHTEVTTYLGNMLDSEMSGNVIDLCPVGALTSKPYAFTARSWELKSTESIDVMDAVGSNIRVDARGAAVMRILPRLHEDVNEEWISDKTRFVYDGLKKRRLDRPYVRKDGKLTEASWGEAFDAIKTGVSGLKGDQIAGVVGDLADMEAMYAMKDLLANLGSSRIESRQDGAELDASVRSGYLMNSSIAGIEDADYLLMIGTNPRAEAPIINTRIRKAVRHLGLKVANIGEAVDLTYPVEEFGNDTALISKITGGRHAISKALKAAEKPMILVGQGALQGKDGAAILKMARDIADKYCIKDGWNGFNVLHTAASRVGALDLGLVSDGGIDAIKSDAEDGNLKAVFLLGADEFDTSSLKDAFTVYIGTHGDEGVKNADVILPAAAYTEKSGTYINTEGRVQMTAKAVFAPGDAREDWTIFRALSDVLGSTLMYDNLGQLRLKLVEAVPHITAIDEVPDAEWGDFGIKGDIEAGEITNAVSNFYVTNPIARTSDIMADCIEARSGEGFEEATGTNG, encoded by the coding sequence ATGCCTACGCTAACCATTGATGGTCAGGAAGTTACGGTAGATCCGGGGACAACGGTTCTGCAAGCTTGCGAAGAAGTTGGGGTTGAGATTCCGCGTTTCTGTTACCACGAGCGTTTGTCGATCGCTGGTAACTGCCGGATGTGCCTTGTTGAAATGGAAAAAGCACCAAAGCCAATTGCAAGCTGCGCTATGCCGGCAGGCGACGGGATGGTGATCCACACAAATACCGAACGTGTTAAAAAGGCACGTGAAGGTGTGATGGAATTTCTGCTGATTAACCACCCGCTTGATTGCCCGATTTGTGATCAGGGCGGCGAGTGTGATTTGCAGGACCAGTCGATGGCGTTTGGTGGTGGTGCAAGCCGCTATGAGGAAAACAAGCGCGCCGTTGAAGACAAATATATGGGTCCGCTGATTTCAACCACCATGACACGTTGTATCCACTGTATGCGCTGTGTTCGCTTCTCAACTGAAGTTGCTGGTGTTGATGATATGGGTTCGCTCTGGCGCGGTGAGCATACTGAGGTAACAACCTATCTTGGTAATATGTTAGACAGTGAAATGTCTGGTAATGTTATCGATTTGTGCCCGGTTGGCGCGTTAACAAGTAAGCCATATGCGTTCACTGCCCGTAGTTGGGAACTCAAAAGCACGGAGTCGATTGATGTGATGGACGCTGTTGGTTCCAACATTCGTGTGGATGCGCGCGGCGCGGCTGTTATGCGGATTTTACCGCGTTTGCATGAAGATGTGAATGAAGAGTGGATTTCCGATAAAACCCGTTTTGTTTATGACGGTCTTAAAAAACGTCGCCTTGACCGCCCGTATGTTCGTAAAGACGGTAAGCTTACTGAAGCAAGCTGGGGTGAAGCATTTGACGCCATTAAAACTGGTGTTAGCGGCCTCAAAGGCGATCAAATTGCTGGTGTTGTTGGTGATCTTGCCGACATGGAAGCCATGTATGCGATGAAGGATTTGCTCGCCAATCTTGGATCAAGCCGGATTGAAAGCCGTCAGGACGGTGCAGAGCTCGATGCTTCCGTGCGTTCTGGCTATTTGATGAATAGCTCGATCGCAGGCATCGAAGACGCTGATTACCTTTTAATGATCGGCACGAACCCACGCGCTGAGGCGCCAATCATTAATACACGTATCCGTAAGGCTGTTCGTCACCTTGGTTTAAAGGTTGCGAATATCGGTGAAGCTGTGGACCTTACATATCCTGTTGAAGAGTTTGGCAATGATACTGCTTTGATCTCTAAGATCACGGGTGGTCGCCATGCGATTTCAAAAGCGTTGAAGGCTGCTGAAAAGCCAATGATCCTCGTTGGGCAGGGCGCACTGCAAGGTAAAGACGGCGCTGCAATCCTTAAAATGGCGCGTGATATTGCTGACAAATACTGTATCAAAGATGGCTGGAACGGCTTTAACGTTCTGCATACTGCAGCAAGTCGTGTTGGGGCCTTGGATCTTGGCCTTGTGAGCGATGGCGGTATTGACGCCATCAAGTCCGATGCTGAGGATGGTAACTTGAAGGCTGTGTTCTTGCTGGGCGCTGATGAGTTCGATACATCAAGCCTCAAGGATGCGTTCACTGTATATATCGGTACGCACGGTGACGAGGGCGTTAAGAACGCTGATGTTATCTTGCCTGCCGCAGCATATACCGAAAAATCAGGTACCTATATCAATACTGAAGGCCGCGTTCAGATGACAGCGAAGGCTGTGTTCGCGCCGGGCGATGCCCGCGAGGATTGGACAATCTTCCGTGCGCTATCTGATGTGCTTGGTTCAACGCTTATGTATGATAATCTTGGTCAACTTCGCCTGAAACTGGTTGAAGCAGTACCACACATCACAGCGATTGATGAAGTTCCAGATGCAGAATGGGGCGATTTCGGTATCAAAGGCGATATCGAAGCCGGTGAGATCACAAACGCTGTTTCAAACTTCTATGTAACCAACCCGATTGCAAGAACGTCAGATATTATGGCCGACTGCATCGAAGCCCGCAGCGGCGAAGGATTTGAGGAGGCAACGGGAACCAATGGTTGA